The window TGTTTCCGGCGTGCTTGTTCCGCTGTTATCCACAGGTGTTCCGGCACAGCCCGCCACCAATCCGGTTAAAAGTGCGGCTGTCAAAAACAGCCCCAGTAGTCTTTTCATGATTCCTTCCTCCAATATAAATATTAGTTAGTTTTGTCTAACTCAACACCAGTAAGTGTATCAAAACATGGTAAACAAGTAAATACACTTTTTTCCGCTTAAAGCTATACTTTTCCCGCTTTTGCTTCTGCCCGGAAATCCGTAGGTGTAATCCCAGTAATTTTCTTAAATATTCTGCTGAAATAATAGGAATTTATATATCCTGCGTACTCCGCCACCTGTATAACAGGGCAGTCGCTTATTCTCAGAAGCTCTTTGGAACGCTCGATCCGAAGGGCTGTTAAATACCGGATGGGTGCCATTCCCATATGTCTTTGGAACAGCTCTGCAAACCGTTTCCCATCCATGCCGTACTGCGCCGCCAGCTCTGTTATGGAAAACTGCCTGGAATAGTTTTCATGCATAAAAGCGACCGCATCCTCAATTAAGCTGCCACAGTTATCACAATGCTGCCTGAAGGCCGACACAACAATTTCCTCAATCAGATTGTGAAACAGGGAACGGCTTCGCAGAGCTGC of the Lacrimispora indolis DSM 755 genome contains:
- a CDS encoding AraC family transcriptional regulator, whose product is MKININNLADYYAGTDITFAAAGQYHIQPGRSIVNAQTSPEFCGLVIPLEGSACFTLSGVPYIMTPGMVIHAGPGVQLDKKVIGNTTWRYALLHYQVPQHVHSSSPFFSSDFNIPVGMNPRLFDMVSQLVTSSVTPGSAAALRSRSLFHNLIEEIVVSAFRQHCDNCGSLIEDAVAFMHENYSRQFSITELAAQYGMDGKRFAELFQRHMGMAPIRYLTALRIERSKELLRISDCPVIQVAEYAGYINSYYFSRIFKKITGITPTDFRAEAKAGKV